A genomic segment from Mucilaginibacter terrenus encodes:
- a CDS encoding MlaE family ABC transporter permease — translation MLHRVWAFLIRFFKEVWLPPYEFKEVVRQCYEVGVRSFTLISLTGFIVGVIFTKQSRPSLTDFGATSWLPSLVSIAIMKALAPLVTALIAAGKVGSSIGAELGSMRVTEQIDAMEVSGTKPFKFLVCTRVIATTITIPLLATYTAIIALLGGYLNVSQNEGTSYATFMEQAFEPLTFVDFWASLSKAIVFGFTIGIVGCYQGYNSTKGTEGVGKAANGAVVTAMFLVFIEEVLIVQIAGWFR, via the coding sequence ATGCTGCACAGGGTCTGGGCATTTTTAATACGCTTTTTTAAAGAGGTATGGCTTCCGCCTTACGAGTTTAAAGAAGTTGTACGCCAATGCTATGAGGTAGGTGTACGCTCCTTTACCCTAATATCACTTACCGGCTTTATAGTTGGGGTTATCTTTACTAAACAAAGCCGCCCTTCACTTACAGATTTTGGTGCTACTTCCTGGCTGCCTTCTTTAGTTTCCATAGCCATCATGAAAGCCCTTGCACCGTTGGTAACCGCATTAATTGCCGCAGGCAAGGTAGGGTCCAGCATTGGTGCCGAGCTTGGTTCTATGAGGGTTACGGAACAGATAGATGCAATGGAAGTATCCGGTACTAAACCGTTTAAATTCCTGGTTTGTACACGCGTAATTGCTACAACCATTACTATACCCCTGCTTGCAACATACACCGCAATAATAGCCCTTTTAGGAGGCTATCTTAATGTTAGTCAAAACGAAGGAACAAGCTATGCCACCTTTATGGAGCAGGCTTTTGAACCGCTTACATTTGTAGACTTTTGGGCGTCGCTGTCAAAAGCTATTGTATTTGGCTTTACTATAGGTATTGTAGGCTGCTACCAGGGTTACAATTCTACAAAAGGTACCGAGGGTGTAGGCAAGGCAGCAAACGGTGCAGTTGTTACCGCAATGTTCCTGGTGTTTATTGAAGAAGTATTGATAGTGCAAATAGCCGGTTGGTTCCGTTAA
- a CDS encoding MFS transporter: MPETPASTYNYSKTTLRAAVAAMFFMAGLCFASWASRIATIQQTLDLSDAALGGVLFAIPVGLMCSLPFSGWIITKIGSRNLLLSSIVLYAVMLVTLGLAQNTFQLICCLLLFGFSSNAVNISVNTQAVAAEELYQRPILASFHGLWSLAGFTGAAIGTVMIGKQIIPLHHFAIILAIIAVAVIISSGYLKNDKTPNAGPAFVMPDNSLIKLGAIAFCSMICEGAMFDWSVIYFKKVVLATGAWMGAGYTAFMLTMACGRFIADWFAHKFGLKRTLQLSGTLTATGLLVAVFFPQLYTALLGFLLVGAGVSSVVPMVYSAAGKSKTMQPGVALAAVSTIGFLGFLVGPPLIGFVAGIATLRASFSIIAMMGACVVIISTKARI; this comes from the coding sequence ATGCCGGAGACACCCGCTTCAACATACAATTATTCAAAAACAACCTTGCGGGCTGCAGTGGCTGCTATGTTTTTTATGGCAGGGCTTTGCTTTGCAAGCTGGGCATCGCGTATAGCAACTATACAGCAAACACTCGACCTTTCCGATGCAGCACTTGGCGGCGTATTATTTGCAATACCGGTTGGCCTGATGTGCTCGCTCCCATTTTCAGGGTGGATCATCACCAAAATAGGCAGTCGTAATTTACTTCTCTCTTCTATTGTATTATACGCTGTAATGCTGGTTACACTTGGGTTAGCACAAAACACTTTTCAACTAATTTGCTGCTTGTTGTTATTTGGCTTCAGCAGCAATGCGGTAAACATATCTGTGAATACGCAGGCCGTGGCTGCTGAGGAATTGTACCAGCGCCCAATTTTGGCATCTTTCCATGGGCTATGGAGCCTGGCTGGTTTTACAGGTGCCGCTATCGGCACGGTGATGATTGGTAAACAAATTATCCCTTTGCATCACTTTGCCATCATATTAGCCATTATTGCAGTGGCCGTTATTATAAGTTCCGGATATTTAAAAAACGATAAAACACCAAATGCAGGCCCGGCCTTCGTAATGCCCGATAACTCTCTAATAAAACTCGGCGCTATTGCATTCTGTTCAATGATATGCGAAGGGGCTATGTTCGACTGGAGCGTTATTTACTTTAAAAAAGTAGTTTTAGCAACCGGTGCATGGATGGGTGCAGGATATACCGCCTTTATGCTTACTATGGCCTGCGGCAGGTTTATAGCAGACTGGTTCGCACATAAGTTCGGCCTCAAACGCACCTTGCAACTCAGTGGTACTTTAACAGCTACAGGGCTGCTAGTTGCTGTGTTCTTTCCGCAACTCTATACTGCCTTGCTTGGCTTTTTGCTGGTTGGCGCCGGTGTATCGTCGGTAGTACCTATGGTTTACAGTGCTGCGGGTAAATCTAAAACCATGCAGCCCGGCGTAGCCCTTGCAGCCGTCTCTACAATCGGGTTCCTTGGCTTCCTGGTGGGTCCGCCTCTAATTGGCTTTGTGGCCGGCATTGCAACACTGCGCGCTTCCTTTTCCATTATAGCCATGATGGGTGCTTGCGTGGTAATCATCTCCACGAAAGCACGTATCTAA
- a CDS encoding DsbA family oxidoreductase — protein MKVEIWSDVMCPFCYIGKRRFEQALQLFAGKDQVEVEWKSYQLNPDMKTDTSVNISQYLADAKGWTLDYARNMNDHVTKMAAEVGLTYDFDRAVVANSFNAHRFSHYAKSEGLGDATEEALFEAYFTLAKNIDDKDALADIGEHMGLNRDEVLAVLATDAYTDDVKRDIAEAGYLGIQGVPFFVMNGKYAVSGAQAVPVFTQTLETAFSEWSAAEGNSLLKTANGPACGPDGDC, from the coding sequence ATGAAAGTTGAGATTTGGAGCGACGTGATGTGCCCGTTCTGCTATATTGGCAAGCGAAGGTTTGAGCAAGCATTGCAGTTGTTTGCCGGCAAGGACCAGGTGGAAGTGGAATGGAAAAGCTATCAGCTGAATCCGGACATGAAAACCGACACTTCAGTTAATATTAGCCAATATCTTGCAGATGCTAAAGGCTGGACGCTGGACTACGCCAGGAATATGAATGACCATGTTACCAAAATGGCAGCGGAGGTTGGCTTGACCTATGACTTTGATCGTGCGGTAGTAGCTAATAGCTTCAACGCGCATCGTTTTAGCCACTACGCAAAGTCCGAAGGATTGGGTGATGCTACAGAAGAAGCTTTGTTCGAAGCCTACTTTACGCTGGCCAAGAACATCGATGACAAGGACGCTCTTGCAGATATAGGTGAGCATATGGGACTGAACCGCGACGAAGTACTGGCTGTATTAGCAACAGATGCCTACACAGACGACGTTAAAAGGGACATAGCAGAAGCAGGATATCTGGGCATACAGGGCGTTCCATTTTTTGTAATGAATGGCAAGTATGCAGTGTCTGGCGCGCAAGCCGTTCCGGTATTTACACAAACATTAGAAACAGCTTTTAGCGAGTGGTCAGCTGCGGAGGGGAATTCTTTGCTAAAGACAGCGAACGGACCGGCCTGCGGGCCAGATGGCGATTGCTAA
- a CDS encoding heavy metal-binding domain-containing protein yields the protein MKVLFTSIAFSLIIMLGACNNTTNKDAKATEAAKPKGKYYCTMHPDITSDKPGTCSKCGMDLVERDTTAK from the coding sequence ATGAAGGTCCTTTTTACATCAATTGCATTTAGCCTTATCATCATGCTTGGTGCATGCAATAACACTACTAATAAAGATGCTAAAGCTACAGAAGCGGCTAAGCCAAAAGGCAAATACTATTGCACAATGCACCCGGATATCACGTCAGATAAACCGGGTACATGCTCAAAATGCGGCATGGACCTGGTGGAGAGGGATACCACTGCCAAATAA
- a CDS encoding PepSY domain-containing protein, with product MASAKQKFYKWHRIIGLTALIPVICWTLSGLSHPFMSNWFRPSIAQEVYKAPAIGEMSFGLSLQQMLHKNGINQFRNFGIVKFNNQCYYQVLGKDSTLNYYEANTGNLLTGGDKLYATYLARYFTQDSSSAIKSITLQKQFDSGYQPINHLLPVWKVSFDNARGMDVYVETSQSRMGTFNNNTRKVMLKVFEQLHTWQFLASIGGEQFRIIVLLTVVSILFMALLSGLVVYGFFWKQFKAVTEKRKEHGREDKRFVHRFHRQWGLIVSFVMFTFLFSGAFHLYVKLHNNNPAHKSYTQLINSEDLKLSSLQIPVTDSTVKKIGIVIFNHKPYYQVTNNQKNVLYFDSATGDELKDGDVLYAQSLADFYHSDKSAVPNATVTQIRQFDNEYGFINKRLPVQKVAYANGENWYIETTTAQLATKVGGLDRTEGFSFIILHKYFGMTWAGKNARDIVSMLAALGVLVVSLFGFAAFIKDK from the coding sequence ATGGCATCAGCAAAACAAAAGTTTTACAAATGGCACCGGATAATTGGCCTGACTGCGCTGATCCCGGTTATATGCTGGACATTAAGCGGCCTTTCACATCCTTTCATGTCTAACTGGTTCAGGCCTTCTATAGCGCAGGAGGTATACAAAGCACCAGCTATCGGCGAAATGTCGTTTGGCCTTTCGCTTCAGCAAATGCTGCACAAAAATGGCATCAACCAGTTCCGAAACTTTGGTATTGTAAAGTTTAATAACCAATGCTATTATCAGGTACTTGGGAAAGACAGCACCCTCAATTATTACGAAGCTAACACCGGCAACTTGCTTACCGGCGGTGATAAACTTTACGCAACCTATTTGGCAAGGTACTTTACACAAGACTCTTCGTCGGCCATTAAAAGCATCACCTTGCAAAAGCAATTCGACAGCGGCTATCAGCCAATAAACCATCTGCTACCTGTATGGAAGGTAAGCTTTGATAATGCGCGTGGCATGGATGTTTATGTGGAAACTAGTCAAAGCCGCATGGGAACGTTCAACAACAATACGCGTAAAGTGATGCTGAAAGTTTTTGAGCAGCTGCATACATGGCAGTTCCTGGCAAGTATCGGGGGCGAACAGTTTCGAATAATTGTGTTACTGACTGTGGTCAGCATCTTGTTTATGGCTTTATTAAGCGGACTCGTGGTTTATGGTTTTTTTTGGAAACAGTTTAAAGCTGTTACCGAAAAAAGAAAAGAACACGGCCGTGAGGACAAGAGGTTTGTTCATCGCTTTCACCGACAGTGGGGACTTATAGTTTCATTTGTGATGTTCACTTTTTTATTCAGCGGGGCTTTTCACTTATACGTTAAACTACATAACAACAACCCGGCACATAAATCCTACACACAACTGATAAATAGTGAAGATCTTAAACTGTCTTCTCTGCAGATACCCGTAACAGACAGTACTGTAAAGAAAATTGGCATTGTAATTTTCAACCACAAACCATATTATCAGGTAACAAACAACCAAAAAAATGTACTGTACTTCGATAGCGCTACAGGAGACGAATTGAAAGATGGCGATGTACTGTATGCTCAATCACTTGCTGACTTTTACCATTCTGACAAGAGTGCCGTTCCAAATGCCACGGTAACCCAAATACGCCAATTTGATAATGAATATGGTTTCATAAACAAAAGGCTGCCCGTACAAAAGGTAGCTTATGCAAATGGCGAAAACTGGTATATAGAAACGACAACTGCCCAACTCGCCACTAAAGTTGGCGGCTTAGACCGTACGGAAGGCTTTTCTTTCATAATTTTACATAAATACTTCGGTATGACCTGGGCCGGTAAAAACGCCCGCGACATCGTAAGCATGCTGGCCGCTTTAGGTGTGCTGGTAGTGTCGCTGTTCGGTTTTGCCGCATTTATCAAAGACAAATAG
- a CDS encoding TonB-dependent receptor, with protein sequence MKRFYLLYILFYFLFSAAAMAQNNVHGTVTNARTHEPLPAVMISNGDGSQNLGQTDRYGRFSVNGSGATTLRFTIVGYTSKFYTIANSNDINIALEPSTVNLQQVVVSASRERQARQDAPIAISKINSTQIHDTKATMLYQLLNKTPGVYMVDLGNEQHTMAIRQPITYNALYLYMEDGLPIRPTGIFNHNSLYEINMSGIRDIEVIKGPASSLYGSNAIGGAVNFITQGAPSGYAANVSVQGDNYHYRRVDADGGFNSGMFGLYAGGYVAHQTNGWQDYTDFDKYSANIKTTYDFNNATKLTVAATYNYLNTQTPGTLDSAHFYSRSYGSNQRFTYRKVEAFRANARLEHSWNDKSNTFLTAFYRNNSTAQLPSYFISDVRDAGGNYISSNGQVNDQSFHSLGLLAQHRTDFSFLRSRLIVGAYLDNSPSSYYAQFLDIQKDVANNYYTGFSNTGRFIDDYRIKLFNTAAYTQYEIRPTDALRLVMGLRYDRIHYNFTNNLPASDTKYKQHEVNDFNIVAPKLGLTYNFGNNNGIYANYSVGFQPPETGDLYSSRQQVQLKQATFNNYEVGGWLALLNKKMYVEVSLYDLEGRNEIINQLLPDNTTQNQNAGATRHRGIEYSVNYAPINELSFRFSGTNARHTYVDYSEVTTNYATGANTVIVYNGNRMNNAPAWIANTELTYKPAYLNGFRVAAEWQHINHYFTNPANTKTYSGYNIYNLRFGYDAKGGPLKGAGIWFNVLNLTNQLYATTVTSNQYGDTYNAVPPRLYTIGISYSIAKH encoded by the coding sequence ATGAAACGCTTTTACCTCCTCTATATACTTTTTTACTTTCTTTTCTCTGCCGCCGCTATGGCGCAAAATAACGTACACGGAACCGTTACCAACGCACGTACTCACGAGCCACTTCCCGCTGTAATGATCAGCAATGGGGATGGCTCTCAAAACCTGGGGCAAACCGATAGGTATGGGCGCTTCTCTGTAAATGGAAGCGGCGCTACCACCCTCCGTTTTACCATTGTTGGGTATACATCCAAATTTTACACTATTGCAAATAGCAACGATATTAATATAGCTCTCGAGCCCTCTACCGTGAACCTGCAACAGGTGGTAGTTTCTGCCAGTCGCGAAAGACAGGCAAGGCAGGACGCACCTATTGCGATCAGCAAGATAAATTCTACGCAGATACATGACACTAAAGCTACCATGCTTTATCAGCTGCTGAATAAAACACCCGGCGTTTACATGGTAGATCTGGGGAACGAACAGCATACGATGGCCATAAGGCAGCCAATTACCTACAATGCCTTATATCTGTATATGGAGGATGGCCTGCCTATCCGCCCAACAGGGATATTCAACCACAACTCACTTTATGAGATAAACATGAGCGGCATCCGCGACATTGAAGTAATTAAAGGCCCTGCATCCTCTCTGTACGGAAGTAACGCTATAGGTGGCGCCGTGAACTTTATTACACAAGGCGCACCTTCCGGCTATGCAGCCAACGTCTCTGTCCAGGGTGACAATTACCATTACCGTAGGGTAGATGCTGATGGTGGTTTTAACTCCGGCATGTTTGGTTTATACGCCGGCGGATACGTTGCACACCAAACCAATGGCTGGCAGGACTACACCGATTTTGATAAGTATTCGGCAAACATAAAAACCACATACGATTTCAACAACGCTACCAAACTGACGGTCGCAGCCACATACAATTACCTGAATACCCAAACGCCCGGCACTTTGGACAGTGCACACTTTTACAGCCGAAGCTACGGCTCTAACCAGCGCTTTACTTATCGCAAGGTAGAGGCATTTAGGGCCAATGCACGCCTTGAGCATAGCTGGAATGATAAAAGTAATACCTTCTTAACAGCCTTTTACAGGAACAACTCAACAGCGCAATTGCCAAGCTACTTTATTTCTGATGTGCGGGATGCCGGCGGAAACTACATCAGTTCAAACGGACAGGTAAATGATCAAAGTTTTCACAGCCTGGGTTTGCTGGCTCAGCACCGTACCGACTTTAGTTTTCTTCGTTCTAGGCTGATTGTAGGAGCTTACTTAGATAACAGCCCGAGCAGCTACTATGCACAGTTTTTGGACATTCAGAAGGATGTCGCAAACAACTACTATACCGGCTTCAGCAATACCGGCCGCTTTATAGATGATTACCGTATTAAACTGTTTAACACCGCTGCCTACACCCAATATGAGATACGCCCAACCGATGCACTCAGGCTAGTAATGGGGTTGCGGTATGATCGTATCCACTACAACTTTACCAATAACCTACCCGCAAGTGACACTAAATACAAGCAGCACGAGGTGAATGACTTCAACATCGTAGCGCCGAAACTTGGCCTTACTTACAACTTCGGCAACAATAATGGTATATATGCAAATTACAGCGTCGGCTTTCAACCGCCGGAAACCGGCGACTTATATAGCTCACGCCAGCAGGTGCAATTAAAACAAGCGACATTTAACAACTACGAGGTAGGCGGATGGCTGGCACTGCTAAATAAAAAGATGTACGTAGAGGTAAGCTTGTATGACCTGGAAGGGCGTAACGAGATCATTAACCAGTTGCTGCCTGATAATACTACCCAGAACCAAAACGCCGGGGCAACCCGCCATCGTGGCATCGAATACTCGGTAAACTACGCTCCTATAAATGAACTAAGCTTTCGTTTTAGCGGCACTAACGCCCGGCATACTTATGTAGACTACAGCGAAGTAACCACCAACTACGCCACAGGCGCTAATACGGTTATTGTTTACAACGGTAATCGCATGAATAATGCTCCTGCATGGATAGCTAATACCGAACTTACCTATAAACCAGCGTACCTAAACGGATTCAGAGTGGCCGCGGAGTGGCAGCATATCAATCATTACTTTACTAATCCGGCAAATACAAAAACATACAGTGGGTACAATATCTATAATCTTCGCTTCGGGTATGATGCTAAAGGCGGCCCTCTGAAGGGTGCCGGGATCTGGTTTAATGTTCTAAATTTAACCAACCAGCTTTATGCTACTACAGTTACAAGCAATCAATATGGCGACACCTACAACGCTGTGCCTCCAAGGCTTTATACAATCGGAATAAGTTACTCCATAGCAAAACATTAA
- a CDS encoding glycoside hydrolase: MKKKIFTTVLLSCLGVIVAVAAVFASLDGKWGGVIATPDGNTINVSYDFKVDGEKLTGTAVSPMGDVKLENGKIKGDAFSFSVNVNGTDYPHTGKAYADSCAMDIDFGGSSSHFVVKRVK; the protein is encoded by the coding sequence ATGAAAAAGAAGATCTTTACTACAGTATTATTATCATGCTTAGGTGTTATAGTGGCTGTTGCTGCCGTATTTGCAAGCCTTGACGGAAAATGGGGCGGCGTTATTGCAACACCAGACGGCAACACTATAAATGTGAGCTACGACTTTAAAGTTGATGGCGAGAAACTTACCGGAACCGCAGTATCGCCCATGGGTGATGTAAAACTAGAGAACGGAAAAATAAAAGGTGATGCCTTTAGCTTTTCGGTAAATGTTAACGGAACCGATTACCCACACACTGGAAAAGCTTACGCGGATTCATGTGCAATGGACATTGATTTTGGTGGAAGCTCATCGCACTTTGTTGTGAAACGCGTAAAGTAA
- a CDS encoding glycoside hydrolase family 127 protein — translation MIKVCFLLLTCASLTATAQKQDYPIQPVAFTKVKLADRFWTSRIETNRTVTIPASFERCKATGRVKNFEMAAARSGKFCTTYPFDDTDIYKTIEGASYSLAVHPDKKLECYLDSLITIVGKAQEPDGYLYTARTIDPLHAGPWIGKERWEKEQENSHELYNAGHMYEGAAAHFMATGKRNFLNIALRNADLLVQTFGPGKRHVAPGHEIVEMGLVRLYRITGKKEYLELAKFFIDERGKKEYNKKSKNVWENGTYYQDDKPVILQDEAEGHAVRAMYLYSGMADVAALTGDKQYLAAIDKIWDNMVGKKMYVQGSIGAVGDGERFGGNYELPNSTAYNETCAAIGSVFWNQRMFLLHGDSKYIDVMEKTLYNGLVSGVGLDGKSFFYTNAMQIQDNFTHTDIERERSGWFVCSCCPTNVARLIPSVPGYIYAQNGKDVYVNLFISGTGNMLVNNKALSITQQNNYPWNGGLNFIINPASATDMNLKLRIPGWAQNQAIPSDLYSYQQPSNQKVEIRVNGTLVNYSTEHGYAVLSRKWKKGDKVEMTLPMNVQRVVASEKLPDDAGKIALQRGPLMYCAEWKDNGGKAANIIIPKTTDFEPTYQPELLNGLTVLKGEVKAVNIDADGQNVSTETKTMAAIPYYAWANRGKGEMMVWFPQQVKYVDLGAAVLVEPVKK, via the coding sequence ATGATAAAGGTTTGCTTTCTACTGCTTACTTGTGCCAGCTTAACTGCTACGGCACAAAAGCAGGATTACCCAATTCAGCCTGTAGCATTTACTAAAGTGAAACTGGCTGACCGTTTTTGGACATCGCGCATAGAGACAAATAGAACGGTTACCATCCCTGCATCATTCGAGCGGTGTAAAGCCACTGGTAGAGTTAAGAACTTCGAAATGGCTGCGGCGCGCAGCGGCAAGTTTTGTACAACCTACCCCTTTGACGACACAGATATCTACAAAACAATAGAAGGCGCATCTTATTCGCTTGCCGTTCATCCCGATAAAAAACTGGAATGTTACCTGGACTCTCTTATTACCATTGTAGGTAAGGCCCAGGAACCGGATGGATATTTATATACCGCACGCACGATAGACCCATTGCATGCCGGACCATGGATAGGTAAAGAACGTTGGGAAAAAGAGCAGGAGAACAGTCACGAGCTATATAATGCCGGCCATATGTACGAAGGTGCTGCAGCACACTTCATGGCAACAGGTAAACGCAATTTTCTGAACATTGCTTTGCGCAACGCCGACCTGCTGGTTCAAACTTTTGGTCCGGGTAAACGCCACGTAGCGCCCGGTCATGAGATAGTAGAAATGGGGCTGGTGCGCTTATACCGCATTACAGGAAAAAAGGAGTACCTGGAGCTGGCTAAATTTTTCATAGATGAGCGCGGCAAAAAGGAGTATAACAAGAAGAGCAAAAATGTTTGGGAGAATGGTACTTATTACCAGGATGACAAACCTGTAATACTGCAGGATGAAGCTGAAGGACATGCGGTTCGCGCCATGTATCTGTACTCGGGCATGGCTGATGTAGCCGCGCTCACGGGAGATAAGCAATATCTTGCTGCCATAGATAAAATATGGGACAACATGGTTGGTAAAAAAATGTATGTACAAGGGAGCATCGGCGCGGTAGGCGATGGCGAACGCTTTGGTGGTAACTACGAGCTACCTAATAGTACTGCATATAACGAGACCTGTGCTGCAATTGGCAGCGTATTCTGGAACCAACGGATGTTTTTACTGCATGGCGATTCAAAGTACATTGATGTAATGGAGAAGACCCTCTACAATGGCCTTGTCTCAGGCGTAGGGCTAGATGGGAAGTCGTTCTTTTATACCAATGCTATGCAGATACAGGACAACTTCACCCATACAGATATTGAGCGCGAGCGTTCTGGCTGGTTTGTCTGCTCTTGCTGTCCAACTAATGTTGCAAGGTTAATACCATCTGTACCTGGCTACATTTATGCTCAAAACGGGAAAGATGTTTATGTAAACCTGTTTATTAGCGGTACAGGCAACATGTTGGTGAACAACAAAGCGTTGAGTATTACTCAGCAAAATAACTATCCGTGGAATGGTGGACTAAACTTTATAATCAACCCGGCTTCGGCAACGGACATGAACCTGAAGCTACGAATACCCGGATGGGCGCAAAATCAAGCGATACCATCAGATCTTTATTCATATCAGCAACCGTCCAATCAAAAGGTGGAGATAAGAGTGAACGGAACGCTTGTTAACTACAGCACAGAGCATGGCTACGCTGTATTAAGCCGCAAGTGGAAAAAAGGAGATAAGGTAGAAATGACCCTTCCGATGAATGTTCAACGGGTGGTGGCCAGCGAAAAGCTGCCTGATGATGCAGGTAAAATAGCTCTACAGCGCGGCCCGCTAATGTATTGTGCCGAGTGGAAGGATAATGGAGGCAAGGCAGCCAACATCATTATCCCGAAAACAACGGATTTCGAGCCAACGTATCAGCCAGAACTGCTTAATGGCTTAACTGTGCTTAAAGGTGAAGTAAAAGCGGTTAACATTGACGCAGACGGGCAAAATGTAAGCACCGAAACCAAAACTATGGCAGCCATCCCCTATTATGCTTGGGCAAACCGTGGTAAAGGAGAAATGATGGTATGGTTCCCTCAGCAGGTAAAATACGTGGATTTAGGTGCCGCAGTACTGGTAGAGCCTGTAAAGAAATAA
- a CDS encoding dihydrodipicolinate synthase family protein has translation MSIQWKGVFPAVTTKFTENDELDFDAFDKNIEAQIDAGIQGIVIGGSLGEASVLTNEEKLSLLEHAVKLVDKRIYVVLNIAEQTTKAAIQCAKDAESYGADGLMMLPPLRYKADDTETTKYYADVAKSTHLPIMIYNNPYDYKIEVTLDMFEELSQYPNIQAVKESTRDVSNVTRMINRFGNRFAILTGVDTLALESLFMGADGWVAGLVDAFPKETVAIYRLAKAERMQEALAIYRWFLPVLELDIHPKLVQYIKLAETVTGLGTETVRLPRLAITGAEREKVLNIITTAVQNRPELPRDSWGVEEEVDVTGVS, from the coding sequence ATGAGCATACAATGGAAAGGGGTTTTCCCTGCGGTAACAACCAAGTTTACCGAAAATGACGAACTTGATTTCGATGCATTCGATAAAAACATCGAAGCCCAGATAGATGCAGGTATACAGGGCATTGTTATCGGCGGTTCGCTTGGTGAAGCAAGCGTACTCACCAACGAGGAAAAACTAAGCTTGCTAGAGCATGCCGTAAAGTTGGTTGACAAGCGTATTTACGTAGTATTAAACATTGCAGAGCAAACAACTAAGGCTGCTATACAATGTGCTAAAGACGCGGAAAGTTATGGAGCCGACGGTTTAATGATGCTGCCGCCGCTACGTTATAAAGCAGACGATACCGAGACCACCAAGTATTATGCAGATGTTGCCAAAAGCACGCACCTGCCTATCATGATCTACAATAACCCGTACGACTATAAGATAGAAGTTACGTTGGATATGTTTGAGGAACTTTCCCAATATCCTAATATACAAGCAGTGAAAGAGTCCACGCGCGACGTAAGCAATGTTACCCGCATGATCAATCGTTTTGGCAATCGGTTCGCAATACTTACCGGAGTAGATACGCTTGCCCTGGAAAGCTTGTTTATGGGAGCAGATGGATGGGTTGCCGGTTTGGTAGATGCATTTCCTAAAGAAACTGTTGCAATTTACCGCCTTGCGAAAGCAGAACGTATGCAGGAGGCACTTGCTATTTACCGCTGGTTTTTGCCTGTGCTGGAACTGGATATTCATCCAAAGTTGGTACAGTACATTAAGCTTGCAGAAACTGTTACAGGCTTGGGCACCGAGACCGTACGTTTACCACGCCTCGCAATTACTGGTGCAGAAAGAGAGAAGGTATTAAACATAATAACAACTGCAGTTCAAAATCGCCCGGAGTTACCGCGCGATAGTTGGGGTGTTGAAGAAGAAGTGGACGTTACAGGCGTTAGTTAA